One genomic region from Deltaproteobacteria bacterium encodes:
- the mraZ gene encoding division/cell wall cluster transcriptional repressor MraZ, giving the protein MFRGRFEITIDDKGRINIPSRFRDTFRERYDDRLIITNFDNCLVAYPYTEWVELENKASRLSMVKREAKAFLRFFISGATECAMDKQGRILIPPVLREYAALEKEIIVAGMLNKIEIWSRVRWEEELKISQDNFDDMAEVLSELGI; this is encoded by the coding sequence ATGTTTAGAGGGCGTTTTGAAATAACCATAGATGATAAGGGCAGAATCAATATTCCTTCCCGTTTTCGTGATACTTTCAGGGAGAGGTATGATGATCGTCTTATTATCACAAATTTTGATAATTGCCTTGTTGCTTATCCTTACACTGAATGGGTGGAGCTGGAAAATAAGGCGAGCCGGCTTTCTATGGTTAAGAGGGAGGCCAAGGCCTTTTTGCGTTTTTTTATTTCGGGTGCCACCGAATGCGCCATGGACAAACAGGGGAGGATCCTTATACCCCCTGTTTTAAGAGAATATGCAGCCCTTGAAAAAGAAATTATTGTGGCCGGTATGCTTAACAAGATCGAGATCTGGAGCAGGGTGAGATGGGAGGAGGAATTAAAGATATCGCAAGATAACTTTGATGATATGGCTGAAGTGCTGTCTGAACTTGGTATTTAA
- the moaA gene encoding GTP 3',8-cyclase MoaA gives MKTLQDSHGRVISYMRISVTDRCNMRCTYCVPAGGFESVPHEDILTYEEILRIVRISSSLGVNKFRITGGEPLVRRGIIGLIKEINSIEGVETTFTTNGLLLGEKAQELKEAGVKRLNVSVDSLKADRFAYITKTSALDDVLAGIEVAHEIGFQPIKLNFVVIKGINDDELVDFVELARSRPYHVRFIEFMPVGNNGWGRERYIPSKRIEAMVGKAFNLTPDSADEKGSPSRNYTIDGFEGKVGFISPVSRHFCDSCNRIRLTSDGHIKSCLLRKGEVNVMSAIREGVSDDELAELISTSVVMKPSGHLLNDGGFPEKDSHLPMTRIGG, from the coding sequence CTGAAAACTTTACAGGACAGTCACGGCAGGGTAATAAGCTATATGCGCATATCTGTGACGGACAGATGTAATATGCGCTGTACTTACTGTGTGCCTGCCGGCGGTTTTGAATCCGTCCCTCATGAAGACATTCTTACCTACGAGGAGATCCTGAGAATTGTCCGCATTTCAAGTTCTCTTGGTGTGAACAAGTTCAGGATTACCGGCGGTGAGCCCCTGGTGAGAAGAGGGATTATAGGGCTTATCAAAGAGATTAACTCTATTGAAGGGGTGGAGACGACCTTTACGACCAATGGTCTTCTCCTGGGAGAAAAGGCGCAGGAACTTAAAGAGGCAGGTGTAAAGCGTTTGAATGTAAGTGTTGATTCGCTTAAAGCCGATCGTTTTGCCTATATTACAAAGACATCGGCCCTTGATGACGTTCTTGCGGGCATTGAGGTGGCTCATGAAATTGGTTTTCAGCCGATCAAGCTTAATTTTGTCGTCATTAAGGGCATAAATGATGATGAGCTTGTCGATTTTGTCGAACTGGCAAGATCAAGGCCCTATCATGTAAGGTTTATTGAATTTATGCCTGTCGGAAATAATGGCTGGGGCAGGGAGCGATATATTCCTTCAAAGAGAATTGAAGCGATGGTGGGAAAGGCCTTCAATCTTACCCCTGACAGCGCCGATGAAAAGGGCTCGCCTTCCCGTAATTACACCATAGACGGTTTTGAGGGAAAGGTCGGTTTCATCTCTCCCGTTTCGAGGCATTTTTGCGATTCCTGCAACAGGATTCGTCTTACCTCCGACGGGCATATCAAGTCCTGTCTTTTGAGGAAAGGTGAAGTCAATGTCATGTCTGCCATAAGAGAGGGTGTGTCCGATGATGAACTGGCAGAGCTTATTTCCACTTCTGTTGTGATGAAGCCATCGGGCCACCTGCTGAATGACGGTGGTTTTCCCGAGAAAGATTCCCACCTCCCCATGACCCGCATAGGCGGTTAA
- a CDS encoding DUF542 domain-containing protein yields MAKINKEMTINDVIKAFPATLPVFNDFGIDSCCGGARTLEQAANEGGIDVEVFLSALNEAAN; encoded by the coding sequence ATGGCAAAGATTAACAAGGAGATGACAATTAATGACGTGATCAAGGCATTTCCTGCAACCCTTCCCGTTTTTAATGATTTTGGCATCGATTCCTGTTGCGGCGGGGCAAGAACGTTAGAGCAGGCGGCCAATGAAGGCGGCATCGATGTTGAGGTTTTTTTAAGTGCACTCAATGAAGCGGCAAATTGA